The Halomonas denitrificans DNA window CGAGTTCGTCGCGACCGACGCGGCGATTGAACTTCATTCGACCCACCGGCGACAGGTCGTAGCGCTCGTCGGTAAAGAACAGGTTCTTGAACAGGTTCTGGGCCGCTTCCTTGGTCGGCGGCTCACCCGGACGCATCATCTTGTAGATTTCCCACAGCGCCTCGAGCTCGCTCGACGTGGGGTCGATGCGCAGCGTGTTGGAAATGTAGGGGCCCTGGTCGAGATCGTTGACGTACAGGATCTCGAAGGACTTGACCTTCGCTTCGCGCATCGTTTCGAGCAGCTCGGCGGTGATCTCGTCGTTGCAGGCCGCGATCAGCTCACCGGACTCGGTGTCGACGATGTTGTGGGCCAGGATGCGGCCGATCATGTACTCGTCGCTGACGTCCAGCGTCTTGACGCCGGCTTCTTCCATCTGCTTGACGTGGCGCGCCGTGATTCGACGGTCCTTTGCGACGATGACGTTGCCGTCCTTGTCGGCGATGTCGGCCAGCGCGGTCTCGCCGCGAAGACGCTTCGGCACCAGGTCGATCTTGGCGTCGCTCTTGCGCAGCGTGATCTTGGACTTCTCGAAGAACGTGTCGAGGATTTCCTCGTCTTCCATGCCCAGCGCGCGAAGCAGGATCGTCACCGGAAGTTTCCGGCGGCGGTCAATTCGCGTGAACATCGCGTCCTTCGGATCGAACTCGAAGTCGAGCCAGCTGCCGCGGTACGGGATGACGCGGGCGTTGTACAGCAGCTTGCCGGACGAATGGGTCTTGCCCCGGTCGTGATCGTAGAACACGCCCGGCGAGCGATGCATCTGGTTGACGATGACGCGCTCGGTGCCGTTGATGATGAACGTGCCGGTCTCGGTCATCAGCGGCAGGTCGCCCATGTAGACGTCCTGTTCCTTGACTTCCTTGACCTTCTTGTTGCGTGCCGGGCTGTCCTTGTCGTAGATGACCAGGCGCACGGTCACGCGCAGCGGCGCGGCATAGGTCATGCCGCGGAGCTTGCACTCCACGACGTCGAACTCGGGCTTGCCGAGCTCGTAGTTCACGTACTCCAGCGCGGCGTTGCCCGAGTAGCTGGAAATCGGGAATACCGAGGACAGGGCGCCATGGAGGCCCTTGGGATCGCGATCGCTTTCGGGAATCTGGTCCTGCAGGAATTCCTTGTACGACTCCACCTGGGTTGACAACAGGAACGGTGGGTCAATAACCTGCACGTGCTTTCCAAATTCCTTCCGGATTCGCTTCTTTTCGGTAAACGAGTAGTTCATCGGCATTTCACCCGCGTGCTGGTGCAGTTGATCCGGGACACTTCAAACAGACTGAACCGCCAGGACACCCGGAACGGGCCCTGGCGATCGTTCTTGCGCTGGCAGAACGCTGCAAACAGGAACGGGCCGGGCGCCCTCGGACGCCCAGCCCATGCCTGACATCAATGCGGAATCGAGGAGATTACTTGACCTCGACGGTCGCGCCAGCTTCTTCCAGCTGCTTCTTGATGTCTTCTGCTTCTTCCTTGCTGACGCCTTCCTTGACCGGGGACGGAGCGCCCTCGACCATGTCCTTGGCTTCCTTCAGACCCAGGCCCGTGATGCCACGGACGGCCTTGATGACCTGGACCTTCTTGTCGCCGAAGCCTGCCAGGACGACGTCGAATTCGGTCTTCTCTTCCGCAGCACCTGCGTCGCCACCGGCAGCCGGAGCGGCAGCAGCGGCCACCGGAGCGGCAGCGGAAACACCGAACTTCTCTTCCATCGCTTCGATGAGGTCGACGACCTCCACGACGGTCATGTTGGAAATGGTTTCAAGAATGTCTTCTTTGGAAACGGCCATTGTTCAATACTCCAGATTTCAAGCGTTAAAAACGAAAAGGATCAGGCAGCCTGCTTGCTGTCGCGAACCGCGGCAACGGTACGAACCAGCTTGGTGTGCGGCTCGGCGAGGGTGCGAACGAATTTCTCGATCGGTGCCTTCATGACACCCATCAGCATGGCGATCGCCTGGTCGCGGGTCGGCATCTTGGCCAGGCGCTCGATTTCCGAGGCCTGGTAGAGCGTCGCGCCCATGGCAACCAGCCGAACGACGAGCTTGTCCTCGTCCTTCGCGAAGTCCTTGATCAGCCGCGCTGCAGCACCCGGGTCCTCGATGGAGAACGCGAACAACAGCGGGCCGGTCAGTTCCTCGGCCATGCATTCGAACTCGGTACCCTCGACGGCACGCTTGACCAGCGTGTTCTTGGCGACCTTGAGATAGACACCTTCGTTGCGCGCCTTCGCACGCATCTCGGTCATCTTCTCGACGGTAATGCCACGATATTCGGCAGCTACGGCTGAGTGCGCGGACTGGGCCACACTGGCCACTTCCGCCACGACCGCCTTCTTCTGCTCGAGAGTGAGCGCCATCTGCTACCTCCGTCAAGTCGGATGGCCGGATCGCTCCGACCTTCCAGCCACACCGGATTCGCATGAATCCGGCACCTTGTTGGTGGCCGTTTCCCTTCGATCCGGAAATCGTCGGTAATCGGGCGACACCATCTGCGCAGGCGGAATCGCTTCCTTTAGCCCCTGCCACGCGCGAGCGGTTCGGGGACCTGCGGTCTTGGACGGGCGCGGAAACGGTCTCCGCGATACGCCCGCACATCGGCCGGGCCCGAAAGCCCGGCACGAATCCTCTGCCGGAACTACAGTTCCAGCGTTGCGTTGTCGACGACCAGGCCGGGGCCCATCGTGGTCGACACCGCGATCTTGCGAAGATACTGACCCTTGGACGCGGCCGGCTTGGCCTTGACCAGTTCCTGGATCAGCGCCTTCAGGTTGTTCTTCAGCGCCTCGACCTCGAAGTCCGCCTTGCCGATCGTGGTGTGCACGATTCCGCCCTTGTCGGTCCGGAACTGCACCTGGCCGGCCTTGGCGTTCTTGACGGCGGTTTCGACGTCGGTCGTCACCGTTCCGACCTTCGGGTTCGGCATCAGGCCGCGCGGGCCCAGGACCTGGCCCAACCGGCCGACGACGCGCATGGCGTCCGGGGTTGCGATGCAGACGTCGAAATCGATCGTGCCGCCCTTGATGGTCTCGGCCAGGTCGTCCATGCCGACGATGTCGGCGCCGGCAGCCTCGGCCTTCTCTGCGTTCTCGCCCTGCGCGAACACCGCGACCCGGACGCTCTTGCCGGTGCCGTGCGGAAGCACGGTCGCGCCGCGCACCACCTGGTCGGATTTGCGCGGGTCGATGCCCAGGCGAACGGCCACGTCGACGCTCTCGGTGAACTTGACCTTGCTCATGTCCTTGAGCAGGCCGAGCGCTTCGTCGATGCCGTACAGCTTGCCGGGTTCGATCTGGTCGCGGATTGCGCGACGACGCTTGGTATTGGCAGCCATTATTCGACACCCTCCACGTTCAGGCCCATGCTGCGGGCGCTGCCGGCGATCGTGCGCACTGCGGCATCCATGTCCGCAGCGGTCAGATCCGGCTCCTTCATCTTCGCGATTTCCTCGAGCTGGGCACGGGTCACCGTGCCGACCTTCTTGGTGTTCGGCTCGCCACTGCCCTTCTGGATCTTGGCGGCCTTGCGCAGCAGCACGGCGGCCGGGGGCGTCTTGGTGATGAACGTGAAGCTGCGGTCGTTGTAGACCGTGATCACCACCGGCGTGGGCAGACCCGGCTCGATGCTCTGGGTCGCCGCGTTGAACGCCTTGCAGAATTCCATGATGTTCACGCCGTGCTGACCCAGCGCGGGGCCCACGGGCGGACTCGGATTGGCCTGACCTGCAGGAACCTGCAGCTTGATGTAGGCCGAGATCTTCTTAGCCATCGTCGTTTCTCCTTCGGGTACAAGCGCCGATCGACTCAGCGATCCGGCTCCCCATCGTTGTCGTTACCATCTGCCGGCCCGCGTACGGCGCGAACCGGGTTCGCCGCCGGCGTTCGCCGGCCGCGCGAATTACAGTTTCTCGACCTGCTGGAAGTCGAGCTCCACGGGTGTCGAGCGCCCGAAGATCGAGACGGCCACGCGCAGGCGGCTCTTCTCGTAGTTGATTTCCTCGACCGTGCCGTTGAAATCGTTGAACGGCCCGTCGATCACCCGGACCATTTCGCCCGGCTCGAACAACACCTTCGGCCGCGGCTTGTCGACGCCTTCCTTGACGCGATTGAGGATCGCATCGGCCTCGGCCTGGCTGATCGGCGCGGGCTGATCCTGGCGGCCACCGATGAAACCCATCACCTTCGGCACGTCCTTGACCAGATGCCAGGTGTCTTCGTTCATTTCCATCTCGACCAGCACGTAGCCTGGGAAGAACTTGCGCTCGCTCTTGCGCTTGACGCCCTTCTTCATCTCGACCACTTCTTCGGTCGGAACCAGGATTTCGCCGAACTGATCTTCCATCTCGGCGCGTTCGATCCGGTCCTTCAGCGAACGCTGGACCTGCTTCTCGAACCCCGAGTAGGCATGAACCACGTACCAGCGCTTGGCCATCAGAGCTCTCCGCCGAGACCGATCAGGCGACGCACCGCGAAGCCGAACAGCGTGTCCATCAGGAACAGGATCAGCCCGACGATCACGGTGATGACCAGTACGATCAGCGTGGTCTGAAGCGTTTCCTGGCGGGTCGGCCAGACGACCTTCCGGCGCTCGACGTCGACCT harbors:
- the rplL gene encoding 50S ribosomal protein L7/L12 → MAVSKEDILETISNMTVVEVVDLIEAMEEKFGVSAAAPVAAAAAPAAGGDAGAAEEKTEFDVVLAGFGDKKVQVIKAVRGITGLGLKEAKDMVEGAPSPVKEGVSKEEAEDIKKQLEEAGATVEVK
- the rplJ gene encoding 50S ribosomal protein L10, translated to MALTLEQKKAVVAEVASVAQSAHSAVAAEYRGITVEKMTEMRAKARNEGVYLKVAKNTLVKRAVEGTEFECMAEELTGPLLFAFSIEDPGAAARLIKDFAKDEDKLVVRLVAMGATLYQASEIERLAKMPTRDQAIAMLMGVMKAPIEKFVRTLAEPHTKLVRTVAAVRDSKQAA
- the nusG gene encoding transcription termination/antitermination protein NusG; the encoded protein is MAKRWYVVHAYSGFEKQVQRSLKDRIERAEMEDQFGEILVPTEEVVEMKKGVKRKSERKFFPGYVLVEMEMNEDTWHLVKDVPKVMGFIGGRQDQPAPISQAEADAILNRVKEGVDKPRPKVLFEPGEMVRVIDGPFNDFNGTVEEINYEKSRLRVAVSIFGRSTPVELDFQQVEKL
- the rplK gene encoding 50S ribosomal protein L11, with the translated sequence MAKKISAYIKLQVPAGQANPSPPVGPALGQHGVNIMEFCKAFNAATQSIEPGLPTPVVITVYNDRSFTFITKTPPAAVLLRKAAKIQKGSGEPNTKKVGTVTRAQLEEIAKMKEPDLTAADMDAAVRTIAGSARSMGLNVEGVE
- the rplA gene encoding 50S ribosomal protein L1, with translation MAANTKRRRAIRDQIEPGKLYGIDEALGLLKDMSKVKFTESVDVAVRLGIDPRKSDQVVRGATVLPHGTGKSVRVAVFAQGENAEKAEAAGADIVGMDDLAETIKGGTIDFDVCIATPDAMRVVGRLGQVLGPRGLMPNPKVGTVTTDVETAVKNAKAGQVQFRTDKGGIVHTTIGKADFEVEALKNNLKALIQELVKAKPAASKGQYLRKIAVSTTMGPGLVVDNATLEL